A genomic segment from Actinomyces lilanjuaniae encodes:
- a CDS encoding class I SAM-dependent RNA methyltransferase yields the protein MVRLPEPAGRGWPSGTGKPGQSGPGDQEGEDLLLRVTAPAHGGHCVARPVDDPSGRVVFVRHTLPGETVRARVTQRTSRAWRAEVVEVLEPSPDRVSSVWPEAGPFGVGGGELAHVCLPAQRVWKQWVLADCLRRVGGPQVAQAVAALPGAAAPGGVAVEALPTQVYQGADSSREVSVQGTGTRTRITLEVGEEGQVGMHAFRSHRVLPLRSLPLAVARIQELGLLEEPRWRSRYRPGGRIRAVSPSRGEPIVLLDGQVLTAAARPADRPRVEEVVDATGLGLGELRYLLHPGCFWQVHVDAPTVLVDRVVRAALGGSPGGASPGDHTRTPLDPGPAHGQRVLELYSGSGLLTLPLAMLVGSSGQVRSLEGDAQAVRDARRNLRGCRWTQVAAGRVTPRTVSAAGSAFDGGGPDVVVLDPPRQGAGRQVVQAVARTGAGRVVLVACDPAALARDLAVFLRSGYRLEALSALDAFPHTHHLEAVAVLVRN from the coding sequence GTGGTCCGTCTCCCTGAGCCTGCCGGGAGGGGGTGGCCGAGCGGGACCGGGAAGCCGGGACAGTCGGGGCCGGGAGACCAGGAGGGGGAGGACCTGCTCCTCAGGGTCACGGCCCCTGCCCACGGGGGTCACTGCGTGGCCCGTCCCGTGGACGACCCCTCGGGCCGGGTGGTGTTTGTCCGCCACACCTTGCCAGGGGAGACGGTTCGCGCCCGGGTGACCCAGCGGACGTCAAGGGCCTGGAGAGCCGAGGTCGTGGAGGTCCTCGAGCCCTCACCGGACCGGGTGAGCTCGGTGTGGCCCGAGGCCGGTCCCTTCGGGGTCGGTGGGGGCGAGCTGGCCCACGTCTGCCTGCCCGCCCAGCGCGTGTGGAAGCAGTGGGTGCTGGCTGACTGCCTGCGGCGCGTCGGCGGGCCGCAGGTGGCCCAGGCGGTGGCTGCGCTGCCCGGTGCTGCCGCTCCCGGGGGCGTCGCCGTGGAGGCGCTGCCGACACAGGTGTACCAGGGTGCGGACTCGTCCCGGGAGGTGTCCGTGCAGGGCACAGGTACCCGGACCCGGATCACCCTGGAGGTGGGCGAGGAGGGCCAGGTCGGGATGCACGCCTTCCGCTCCCACAGAGTCCTTCCCCTCAGGTCCCTGCCCCTGGCGGTCGCCCGCATCCAGGAGCTGGGCCTGCTGGAGGAGCCACGCTGGCGCAGTCGCTACCGGCCAGGTGGGCGCATCAGGGCTGTGTCCCCGAGCCGGGGCGAGCCCATTGTCCTCCTGGACGGCCAGGTGCTCACGGCAGCGGCACGTCCTGCAGACAGGCCACGCGTGGAGGAGGTTGTCGACGCCACCGGCCTGGGGCTGGGGGAGCTGCGCTACCTGCTGCACCCCGGGTGCTTCTGGCAGGTACACGTAGATGCACCCACGGTGCTGGTGGACCGGGTGGTGCGCGCGGCCCTGGGCGGGTCTCCTGGGGGCGCGAGTCCCGGGGACCACACCCGCACGCCGCTGGACCCGGGGCCTGCCCACGGGCAGCGGGTCCTGGAGCTCTACTCGGGCTCGGGCCTGCTCACGCTCCCCCTGGCGATGCTTGTCGGCTCCTCCGGCCAGGTCCGTTCCCTGGAGGGGGACGCCCAGGCCGTCAGGGACGCGCGCCGCAACCTGCGCGGCTGCCGCTGGACCCAGGTGGCCGCAGGCAGGGTGACGCCTCGGACAGTGTCAGCGGCGGGGAGCGCCTTCGACGGCGGCGGGCCTGACGTCGTCGTCCTGGACCCTCCACGGCAGGGCGCCGGTCGCCAGGTGGTCCAGGCGGTTGCCCGGACGGGGGCCGGGCGCGTCGTGCTGGTGGCCTGCGACCCGGCAGCCCTGGCCCGTGACCTGGCGGTCTTTCTCAGGTCCGGCTACCGGCTGGAGGCACTGAGTGCGCTGGACGCGTTTCCCCACACCCACCACCTTGAGGCCGTGGCAGTGCTGGTTCGGAACTGA
- a CDS encoding tRNA (cytidine(34)-2'-O)-methyltransferase has protein sequence MLHMIFFEPRIPGNTGAAIRLSANTGAALHLVDPLFSMDEPRLRRAGLDYHDLARTRVHQTLEECLEHVPGRVLALTAHCDRLYTQVDWRDDDALLLGPEPTGLPEEVMSHPRVTGRIRIPMVAGSRSLNLANSAAVVVYEAWRCLGFPGGHASEGAGPQAVQEPSPRPTGDC, from the coding sequence GTGCTGCACATGATCTTCTTCGAGCCGCGGATCCCCGGCAACACCGGTGCGGCGATCAGGCTCAGCGCCAACACCGGTGCTGCCCTCCACCTGGTGGACCCGCTGTTCAGCATGGACGAGCCCAGGCTGCGTCGTGCCGGGCTGGACTACCACGACCTGGCCAGGACGCGGGTGCACCAGACCCTGGAGGAGTGCCTGGAGCACGTCCCCGGACGGGTCCTCGCCCTCACCGCGCACTGCGACCGCCTCTACACCCAGGTGGACTGGCGTGACGACGACGCCCTGCTGCTGGGGCCGGAGCCGACAGGACTGCCTGAGGAGGTCATGAGCCACCCCCGGGTCACCGGCCGGATCCGCATCCCCATGGTGGCTGGCAGCCGCTCGCTCAACCTCGCCAACTCCGCAGCCGTCGTCGTCTACGAGGCCTGGCGCTGCCTCGGCTTCCCCGGAGGACACGCCTCGGAGGGGGCGGGGCCGCAGGCTGTACAGGAGCCGTCACCCCGCCCGACCGGAGACTGCTGA
- a CDS encoding TOMM precursor leader peptide-binding protein produces MQVSSKIGGEIVVTTGAKKLAIKVPPSEEETMNVLLKEVVPKICRSIPMSNQISKEEFLLLEPYVDQLIEAGILLPVAAKVTSEPTRQLYTYLARRSAKVDSIYEGTQNKMFYIEAPESIALKWRAMLLDQGLMVADSPRRAFAIIKVYSSESEILKDSTNFHDDKRRWVPVQFNTSEIIIGPWVSPGESACPACNAARNTTEQQPSTPCSSWLSRQPSSLTWIGGILAAQALRAVTPIGPYHPWGTVVIADVLKFEQKKISVWKNPYCRNCADVKSPQAAWSEYYG; encoded by the coding sequence GTGCAGGTCTCTTCAAAGATTGGAGGTGAAATAGTTGTAACTACCGGAGCAAAGAAGTTGGCGATAAAGGTTCCGCCGAGCGAGGAAGAGACAATGAATGTCCTTCTTAAGGAAGTTGTGCCGAAAATATGCAGGTCTATTCCTATGTCGAATCAAATTTCTAAAGAGGAATTCTTGCTCCTTGAACCGTACGTTGATCAACTTATAGAAGCAGGGATATTGCTGCCCGTAGCAGCAAAGGTTACTTCGGAGCCGACTAGACAGTTATATACGTACCTTGCTAGACGAAGCGCGAAAGTTGACAGCATATACGAAGGTACTCAGAATAAAATGTTTTACATCGAGGCTCCAGAAAGTATAGCATTGAAGTGGCGCGCAATGCTACTTGACCAAGGCTTGATGGTTGCCGATAGTCCAAGAAGAGCATTTGCTATCATAAAAGTATACTCAAGCGAAAGTGAGATTTTGAAGGATTCCACCAATTTTCATGATGATAAGCGAAGATGGGTACCGGTGCAATTCAATACGTCGGAGATTATAATTGGCCCCTGGGTATCTCCCGGAGAATCTGCTTGCCCAGCGTGTAACGCTGCTCGAAATACAACGGAGCAACAACCAAGCACGCCCTGCTCTTCGTGGCTCAGTCGACAGCCGTCATCACTAACCTGGATCGGCGGAATTTTGGCAGCACAAGCGCTGAGGGCGGTGACACCTATAGGGCCATATCATCCATGGGGTACGGTCGTCATCGCGGACGTACTCAAGTTTGAGCAGAAAAAGATATCTGTGTGGAAAAATCCGTACTGCAGAAACTGTGCGGACGTTAAATCCCCGCAAGCAGCATGGAGTGAGTACTATGGATAA
- a CDS encoding YbaK/EbsC family protein, translating into MTHSSDPPSNRTTDRLRDPEEVFAADPGWLSALERTDLLAGPVAAALRELPQVELAHQARVVPIDPAFSDTDALNARYHLDPRATGNCVLVSGKRQGEERFAACVVRATDLADVNHVVKRRLDVRKASFLPVERATDLSGMAYGGITPVGLPGQWRLLIDAAVAARPSVLIGSGLRGSKLLVPGQLLAALPGAEVVEGLGVPTT; encoded by the coding sequence ATGACCCACAGCAGTGACCCGCCCAGCAACCGGACCACTGACCGCTTGCGCGACCCCGAGGAGGTCTTTGCCGCGGACCCCGGGTGGCTCAGCGCCCTGGAGCGCACCGACCTGCTGGCGGGCCCGGTGGCGGCCGCGCTGCGCGAGCTGCCCCAGGTCGAGCTGGCCCACCAGGCCCGGGTGGTCCCGATCGACCCGGCCTTCTCCGACACTGACGCCCTCAACGCCCGGTACCACCTGGACCCGCGCGCTACCGGGAACTGCGTCCTCGTATCGGGCAAGCGGCAGGGCGAGGAGAGGTTCGCAGCCTGCGTGGTACGTGCGACCGACCTTGCCGACGTCAACCACGTGGTCAAGAGGCGTCTGGACGTGCGCAAGGCCTCCTTCCTGCCCGTGGAGAGGGCGACGGACCTGTCCGGCATGGCCTACGGCGGAATCACACCGGTGGGCCTGCCCGGGCAGTGGAGGCTGCTCATCGACGCCGCCGTCGCCGCCCGCCCCAGCGTCCTCATCGGCTCGGGCCTGCGCGGCTCCAAGCTGCTGGTCCCAGGCCAGCTGCTCGCCGCCCTGCCAGGCGCCGAGGTGGTCGAGGGCCTGGGCGTACCCACCACCTGA
- a CDS encoding dihydrolipoyl dehydrogenase family protein — protein sequence MPQHNQPACPGPERTSSTGKSAGTEEVDLLVVGGGKAGKSLAMARARAGDSVVMVERDKIGGTCINVACIPTKTLISSARVLRDVQGARAHGVVLTGGSALPGAEGSTEVSTASGGDDADGADQAAATPLSQARVDLAALRSRKEAVVGGMVAAHETMFPASGMDFCLGTARFVAERTVDIFLAEGGTRRVRGRTVLLNTGTTPSVPAIQGLGDVPYWTSEDLLTLPELPEHLVVLGGGVIGTEMASLMGMLGVPVTVVHAGEHVLDREDADVAAEVTAGLEALGVTVRTGARACRVTPSPQGVVVTTEDGREVSGSHLLVALGRTPVTQGLGLEAAGVEVDQCGFVVVDDHLRTSAEGVYAAGDVAGTPQFTHASWNDFRVLRDLLAGKEASTAGRLIPWAVFTTPELGHVGMGEEEARAAGYTVRVAKSPTAAVPRARTLGHAEGFYKVVVDAETDLILGAAVIGAEASEVVTSVQMAMLGGLTWQQLRDAVITHPTMSEGLNIVLDAMPPS from the coding sequence ATGCCGCAGCACAACCAGCCTGCCTGTCCCGGCCCTGAGCGCACCAGCAGCACTGGGAAGAGTGCTGGTACTGAGGAGGTCGACCTCCTCGTCGTCGGAGGAGGCAAGGCTGGCAAGTCCCTGGCGATGGCCCGGGCCAGAGCCGGTGACAGCGTCGTCATGGTCGAGCGGGACAAGATCGGCGGGACCTGCATCAACGTCGCCTGCATCCCCACTAAGACCCTCATCTCCTCCGCCCGGGTCCTCCGTGACGTCCAGGGCGCCCGTGCCCACGGCGTGGTTCTGACTGGCGGCTCCGCCCTCCCGGGCGCTGAGGGCTCCACCGAGGTCAGCACAGCCAGCGGTGGCGACGACGCAGACGGGGCAGACCAGGCTGCGGCCACCCCCCTGTCCCAGGCCCGTGTCGACCTGGCGGCCCTGCGGTCGCGCAAGGAGGCGGTGGTCGGCGGCATGGTCGCCGCCCACGAGACCATGTTTCCGGCCTCCGGCATGGACTTCTGCCTGGGCACGGCCCGGTTCGTCGCTGAGCGCACCGTGGATATCTTCCTGGCCGAGGGCGGTACCCGCCGTGTACGTGGTAGGACAGTTCTTCTCAACACCGGTACCACGCCGTCGGTCCCGGCTATCCAGGGGCTGGGTGACGTGCCGTACTGGACCAGCGAGGACCTGCTCACCCTGCCCGAGCTGCCCGAGCACCTGGTGGTCCTGGGCGGGGGCGTGATCGGCACGGAGATGGCCTCCCTCATGGGGATGCTGGGGGTGCCCGTGACCGTGGTGCACGCTGGTGAGCACGTCCTGGACCGCGAGGACGCCGACGTGGCCGCCGAGGTCACCGCAGGCCTGGAGGCCCTGGGCGTCACGGTCCGCACCGGCGCCCGCGCCTGCCGCGTAACCCCCTCCCCGCAGGGGGTCGTGGTCACCACCGAGGACGGGCGCGAGGTGAGCGGCTCCCACCTGCTCGTGGCCCTGGGGCGTACCCCTGTCACACAGGGCCTGGGCCTGGAAGCCGCTGGCGTGGAGGTGGACCAGTGCGGGTTCGTCGTCGTCGACGACCACCTGCGCACCAGCGCCGAGGGCGTCTACGCCGCCGGCGACGTGGCCGGGACCCCCCAGTTCACCCACGCCTCCTGGAACGACTTCCGCGTCCTGCGCGACCTGCTGGCAGGTAAGGAGGCCTCCACCGCCGGGCGGCTCATCCCCTGGGCCGTGTTCACCACGCCCGAGCTTGGGCACGTCGGCATGGGCGAGGAGGAGGCGCGCGCAGCCGGCTACACGGTGCGGGTCGCCAAGAGCCCCACGGCAGCCGTGCCGCGTGCCAGGACCCTGGGACACGCCGAGGGCTTCTACAAGGTGGTCGTGGACGCTGAGACCGACCTCATCCTGGGGGCCGCCGTCATCGGGGCCGAGGCCAGCGAGGTGGTCACCAGCGTCCAGATGGCCATGCTGGGCGGCCTGACCTGGCAGCAGCTGCGTGACGCCGTCATCACCCACCCCACCATGAGCGAGGGGCTCAACATCGTCCTGGACGCCATGCCGCCGTCCTGA
- a CDS encoding helix-turn-helix domain-containing protein: MARALEAPWARGRRRRAGRGTGTESGLSQVVAGNIRLEAARVGVTQAELARFLGMSRSAVSLRFTGKVDWRVGEVGQVAWYLNLPATDLFVRPRGARRDLSW; this comes from the coding sequence ATGGCGCGGGCGCTCGAGGCTCCGTGGGCGCGAGGTAGGCGGCGTCGTGCGGGCAGGGGAACGGGCACAGAGTCGGGCCTGTCGCAGGTGGTGGCCGGGAACATCCGCCTGGAGGCGGCCCGGGTGGGTGTCACTCAGGCGGAGCTGGCCCGATTCCTGGGGATGTCCCGCTCGGCGGTGTCGCTGAGGTTCACCGGAAAGGTTGACTGGCGTGTCGGTGAGGTGGGCCAGGTCGCCTGGTACCTCAACCTCCCAGCCACCGACCTGTTCGTGAGGCCCAGGGGAGCCCGCAGAGACCTTTCCTGGTAG
- a CDS encoding MFS transporter, whose product MNNHSSVPEVQDTSSTSALIVGSVALFTDMLVVGLAVPVLPLLPSVLDAGPAATGILFASYAIAMVLATFVAGRTVDRYGPKTPLLIGLIGLAIATLLFAMGGPYFLLFVARFAQGVAGGMSWVASLSLIAATTPMEKRGQAMGIALSTITLGVLIGPIVAGFMVEHFNTSAPFLLAAGVAFADGLLRIILVKGTPRVTDDTGGPLSVLRVSGSTSIATTILVGAAVLASLEPVLPVHLNTSALNIGLLFALASLAGIVANPAVGYYVGKVSSRLLTASGLLFITIALFIVGFANELWQTSVGMIFLGLSSAFLLAPATTLIADQGYKAKPSTLGGSFALYNLAYASGLAIGPLLTGLGVQQLGFSMALVVAAVVLALLGGFSLSRLPSGVAANS is encoded by the coding sequence ATGAACAACCATTCCTCCGTCCCTGAGGTACAAGATACTTCTTCCACCAGCGCACTCATCGTCGGATCAGTAGCCTTATTTACTGATATGCTCGTGGTAGGCCTCGCCGTTCCAGTACTCCCGCTGTTGCCATCAGTGCTGGACGCTGGTCCGGCGGCTACAGGGATTCTGTTCGCCTCTTATGCCATTGCAATGGTTCTGGCAACCTTCGTCGCCGGACGTACCGTTGATCGGTACGGACCAAAGACCCCTCTACTAATCGGCCTCATAGGACTCGCGATTGCTACACTACTCTTCGCCATGGGCGGCCCCTATTTCCTTCTTTTTGTGGCACGGTTCGCCCAGGGGGTAGCGGGAGGAATGTCTTGGGTTGCCTCACTGTCCCTGATTGCAGCTACCACCCCCATGGAGAAACGAGGGCAAGCCATGGGAATTGCGCTGTCAACAATCACGCTCGGCGTTCTCATCGGTCCGATAGTCGCCGGGTTCATGGTAGAGCATTTTAACACCTCCGCGCCCTTCCTACTCGCAGCTGGTGTGGCATTTGCTGACGGGCTGTTACGCATCATCCTAGTCAAAGGGACGCCCCGTGTCACCGATGACACTGGCGGGCCGCTCTCCGTCCTACGGGTTTCCGGATCTACGTCGATCGCGACCACCATCCTCGTCGGGGCAGCAGTCCTGGCAAGTTTAGAGCCAGTTCTTCCCGTCCACCTCAACACCAGCGCGCTTAACATCGGTCTGCTATTCGCCCTCGCCTCGCTTGCAGGAATTGTTGCAAACCCCGCCGTGGGCTATTATGTCGGCAAGGTTTCCTCCCGTCTGCTGACTGCTTCTGGGCTGTTATTCATTACCATCGCCCTCTTTATTGTTGGATTCGCCAATGAACTCTGGCAGACAAGCGTGGGAATGATTTTTCTGGGCCTCTCGTCAGCATTCCTCCTTGCTCCCGCCACCACATTGATTGCCGACCAGGGATACAAAGCAAAGCCATCAACACTTGGCGGATCCTTCGCCCTGTATAATCTAGCTTACGCTAGTGGTTTAGCCATAGGACCATTGCTTACTGGCCTCGGGGTGCAACAGTTGGGATTTAGTATGGCTCTCGTAGTCGCTGCGGTCGTGTTGGCTCTCCTCGGCGGCTTCTCTCTCTCCAGGCTCCCGTCCGGTGTCGCGGCAAACTCCTAG
- a CDS encoding integrase core domain-containing protein, whose translation MVSVFRRLGPGRDWAGAWAESFNATLKNEKVHQMVYSTRKKAVSNIASRIDPRYNQVHLHSSTRPPAPNEDRDPVADSR comes from the coding sequence GTGGTATCCGTCTTTCGGCGGCTCGGACCGGGGCGTGACTGGGCGGGTGCGTGGGCAGAGTCCTTCAACGCCACGCTGAAGAACGAGAAGGTCCACCAGATGGTGTACTCGACAAGGAAGAAGGCGGTCAGTAACATTGCCTCGCGGATCGATCCGAGATACAACCAGGTACACCTCCACTCAAGCACTAGGCCACCGGCCCCAAACGAGGACCGGGACCCAGTTGCTGACAGCAGATAG
- a CDS encoding DUF5944 family protein: MSPSFRLHNTMDTITSNDFSHTCSIASAAQKHILSQIVSEHYPVSCQVEASTIEGGICLQFMSQFSRLREEQVITHKFFFIERKEVREIIHHVSPDNLRATTVLLVPFYENYNKDYFNVSVCDREGYILTTDAFVFDREGRIGPYSFRQDFVSPIPVLDAYLREEKNYDGNRVARFCVSFEELCSTTPIHILWETIGTTSCRTVLCSPDTPIVTADLPLSGGSAAVNCDWVVIAVDDEERFIAQTSFSLLPELDDGVC; the protein is encoded by the coding sequence ATGAGTCCATCATTTCGATTGCACAATACGATGGATACTATTACGAGTAACGACTTTTCTCACACATGCTCAATTGCTTCCGCAGCTCAGAAACACATTCTAAGTCAAATTGTTTCTGAACATTATCCAGTAAGTTGTCAGGTGGAAGCAAGTACGATCGAAGGCGGAATCTGCCTGCAGTTCATGTCACAGTTCTCGCGCCTTCGCGAAGAACAAGTTATTACTCATAAGTTCTTCTTCATAGAACGCAAGGAAGTCAGGGAGATTATTCACCACGTTAGTCCTGATAATTTGCGCGCAACAACAGTTTTATTGGTGCCATTTTATGAAAATTACAATAAAGACTATTTCAATGTTTCAGTGTGTGATCGCGAAGGTTATATTCTTACCACCGACGCTTTTGTTTTTGATAGAGAAGGAAGAATAGGTCCTTACTCTTTCAGGCAAGATTTTGTCTCACCAATTCCGGTATTGGATGCTTATCTCAGGGAAGAAAAGAATTATGATGGGAATCGTGTAGCCCGCTTCTGTGTCTCGTTTGAAGAACTTTGTAGCACGACACCTATACATATATTGTGGGAGACAATAGGGACTACTTCTTGCAGAACTGTATTATGTTCGCCTGATACGCCGATAGTTACGGCAGACCTTCCGTTGTCTGGCGGTTCTGCTGCGGTAAATTGTGACTGGGTAGTAATTGCTGTTGATGACGAAGAACGCTTTATAGCGCAAACGTCGTTTTCTCTTCTACCTGAGCTGGATGATGGTGTATGCTAG
- a CDS encoding SagB/ThcOx family dehydrogenase → MFVLVENVSTIDRGLYYLNPNKNCLQLVNEDARMAYACKLTGYSERISSSAVLVLLGASLRRNQWKYWERGYRTVLLDCGHLAQSIIVAAGSVGLVAHPIGGFIDDLVNEFVGYDGVDDVVLHLIALGSKGKD, encoded by the coding sequence ATATTTGTATTAGTTGAGAATGTTTCGACAATAGATAGGGGCCTATATTATCTAAATCCAAACAAGAACTGCCTTCAACTTGTAAATGAAGATGCGAGGATGGCATACGCATGTAAGTTAACTGGGTACTCAGAGCGCATATCATCGTCAGCAGTACTGGTGCTGCTCGGCGCTTCCCTTAGAAGAAATCAGTGGAAATATTGGGAACGGGGCTATCGTACCGTCCTACTGGATTGCGGACACTTAGCACAGAGCATAATTGTAGCTGCAGGCAGTGTTGGGCTCGTTGCTCACCCAATAGGAGGGTTCATAGACGATCTCGTGAACGAGTTTGTAGGCTACGATGGAGTCGACGATGTAGTTCTACATCTGATTGCCTTAGGAAGTAAGGGAAAGGATTAG
- a CDS encoding YcaO-like family protein, giving the protein MRAVNNGGAGFSAKEARTAAIGESLERYAAGIYNGSSLRLSSYNSLDDEAVDPTLFKFFTDQQFGRMNLPLVPFDNDTIIRWVKAVRWSDKVDVWVPACQVFLPYRRLEGESVFAQSISTGMAVGPSYEQAVLSGLQEIVERDALAISWMHRLPPRKMLPSVLGSLTLPEFHHGLSKDWKVELYDITLDVSFPVIAAVMDTYHEGNVIMSFGCACRSTHEQAARKSFLEAAQGVTYIRRLMPSYVDWSPGENFDNLEDFNHHAILYSMYPELRNQARYIIDPEKSTIPCRPTLPVHTDIGSDVNADLDFLVSEVLKTGHEVYVVDLTTVDVKMLGVRAVRVMVPGFVHLSGTHRARPLGSDRLRNLPSEVGYETVPDNPWPHPLP; this is encoded by the coding sequence ATGCGTGCTGTTAATAATGGAGGGGCCGGTTTCTCAGCCAAGGAAGCCAGGACTGCCGCCATAGGCGAGTCGCTGGAGCGCTACGCGGCAGGGATATATAATGGAAGTTCTTTACGCCTTAGTAGTTATAATAGTCTTGATGACGAGGCGGTGGATCCGACTCTATTTAAATTCTTTACCGACCAGCAGTTTGGAAGGATGAATCTCCCTCTTGTTCCCTTTGATAATGATACTATAATCAGATGGGTAAAAGCAGTTCGATGGTCAGATAAGGTGGACGTGTGGGTTCCTGCGTGCCAGGTTTTTCTCCCGTATAGAAGACTAGAGGGAGAATCTGTTTTCGCTCAGTCTATATCTACTGGAATGGCGGTAGGTCCTAGTTACGAGCAGGCGGTGCTTAGCGGCCTTCAGGAGATTGTTGAGCGTGATGCGTTGGCTATATCGTGGATGCATCGACTTCCTCCCAGGAAGATGTTGCCATCTGTTTTAGGGAGTTTGACTCTTCCTGAGTTTCATCATGGATTATCAAAAGACTGGAAAGTTGAGTTATATGATATTACTCTCGATGTTTCCTTTCCGGTGATAGCTGCTGTAATGGATACTTATCATGAAGGAAATGTTATCATGTCTTTTGGATGTGCGTGTCGATCCACTCATGAGCAAGCCGCCAGGAAGTCGTTCCTAGAAGCCGCGCAAGGGGTAACATATATTAGACGTCTCATGCCGTCATATGTGGATTGGAGTCCGGGAGAAAATTTTGATAACTTAGAGGATTTCAATCACCACGCTATTCTGTACAGCATGTATCCAGAGTTACGTAATCAGGCGAGATACATTATTGATCCAGAGAAGTCGACAATTCCATGTCGTCCAACTCTTCCTGTTCATACTGATATTGGCTCTGATGTGAATGCAGATCTAGATTTTTTGGTTTCGGAAGTTTTAAAGACAGGCCATGAAGTCTACGTAGTGGATTTGACTACAGTTGACGTTAAGATGCTAGGTGTGCGTGCTGTACGTGTCATGGTTCCCGGGTTTGTGCACCTTTCTGGTACCCATCGTGCACGGCCGCTGGGAAGTGACCGCCTGCGTAACTTGCCAAGCGAAGTTGGCTACGAAACGGTTCCGGATAACCCGTGGCCACATCCTCTTCCATGA